A single window of Sphingobium sp. SCG-1 DNA harbors:
- a CDS encoding HlyD family type I secretion periplasmic adaptor subunit — MKFSAIRDRIIRSLGGASLFEGVSSRELAAAFAGDIKVASAPIDGIAPWSARIRTDRQGRVLKVLAFLVIAFLAWAVFFQVDKVTRGSGRVLPSVQNQVVQHLEGGIVQALLVSEGQRVRKGQILMRINNQFTTADFENARTDVVAKRIALARMDATVSGASSFTVPADLAKAAPDIAASEEALFYSSRNQRGQETGIISEQSRQHRAELAGLQSRLKNLRSEQTLMMTQLDKLERAYEAEAISEREVLDKRSMLLALQTRIADVESQIPQVRAQMSETSARSGEVWTKSVQETKAEAAKLRMELAKAGETLDAYSDKESREEIRAPMDGIVNKLYVQTVGGVIRGGEPIIEIVPVDKVVMIEARIMPKDRGQVWSGLPANIKISAYDSAIYGGLDGKVVDVSPDVIQDAKGEVYYRVRLRAETSKFGAGKPVIPGMTAEVNIKSGRQSIMDYILGPLIRIRDSALRE, encoded by the coding sequence ATGAAATTCAGCGCAATCAGAGACCGAATCATCCGGTCGCTCGGCGGGGCCAGCCTGTTCGAAGGCGTGAGCAGCCGTGAACTGGCGGCAGCGTTTGCAGGCGACATCAAGGTCGCCAGCGCCCCGATCGACGGCATTGCGCCATGGAGCGCGCGCATCCGCACCGACCGTCAGGGCCGCGTGCTGAAGGTACTGGCGTTCCTCGTCATCGCGTTCCTCGCCTGGGCCGTGTTCTTTCAAGTCGACAAGGTCACGCGGGGATCAGGCCGTGTCCTGCCTTCGGTACAAAATCAGGTCGTCCAGCATCTCGAAGGCGGCATCGTGCAGGCGCTACTCGTCAGCGAAGGCCAGCGCGTCCGCAAGGGGCAGATCCTGATGCGCATCAACAATCAATTCACGACCGCCGACTTCGAAAACGCCCGTACCGATGTCGTTGCCAAGCGCATTGCTTTGGCGCGGATGGATGCGACCGTCAGCGGCGCGTCCAGCTTCACCGTGCCTGCCGATCTGGCGAAAGCCGCGCCCGACATCGCCGCATCCGAAGAGGCGCTATTCTATTCGAGTCGCAATCAACGGGGTCAGGAAACCGGCATCATCTCGGAACAGTCGCGCCAGCATCGCGCCGAACTCGCCGGTCTGCAATCGCGCCTCAAGAACCTGCGCAGCGAACAGACGCTGATGATGACGCAGCTCGACAAGCTGGAACGCGCCTATGAAGCCGAAGCGATCTCCGAACGCGAAGTGCTCGACAAGCGATCGATGCTATTGGCGCTCCAGACGCGCATCGCCGACGTGGAAAGCCAGATTCCCCAGGTCCGGGCGCAAATGAGCGAAACATCGGCCCGCAGCGGCGAAGTCTGGACCAAGTCGGTGCAGGAAACGAAGGCGGAAGCCGCCAAGCTCCGCATGGAACTCGCCAAGGCCGGCGAGACGCTGGACGCCTATTCCGACAAGGAATCGCGCGAGGAAATCCGCGCGCCGATGGATGGCATCGTCAACAAGCTCTATGTTCAGACAGTCGGCGGCGTGATCCGCGGCGGCGAACCGATCATCGAAATCGTACCCGTCGACAAGGTGGTAATGATCGAAGCGCGGATCATGCCCAAGGATCGCGGTCAGGTCTGGTCGGGCCTTCCGGCAAATATCAAAATTTCCGCCTATGATTCGGCGATCTATGGCGGGCTGGACGGAAAAGTCGTCGATGTGTCGCCGGACGTCATTCAGGATGCCAAGGGCGAAGTCTATTACCGTGTGCGCCTGCGGGCCGAGACGTCAAAATTCGGTGCAGGCAAGCCGGTCATTCCGGGCATGACGGCCGAAGTGAACATCAAGTCCGGCCGTCAGAGCATCATGGACTATATCTTGGGGCCGCTCATCCGCATTCGCGACAGTGCGCTGCGGGAATAA
- a CDS encoding ATP-binding cassette domain-containing protein: MLVGLSDDPHATIIDATGEKLVPLPILKELVSEDVLVCGHVDPANGLELDDERSFVRRNPRLWLLGTFLSERKRLGQLLLAAAFLNLCALAIPLYMRAVYDRVVPNLAIESLWALSAGVMIVLVFEFVFKHVRGGYIDAVGVRVGQAIQNRAMASYLHARMGHAESSVGGLMTALRDVEALALLVPQAVVTFCIDVPFFFGYVALIMLIGGWAVAGPIVGAGAMVLVGITAAYALKLSSRRSSKLMHARSNLVVDVTEGLTTIKANQAERHFLRQWDIVSDHIGISSKVARKWSDLPASMAGLLVQMVTVLVVIIGVFQIKAGIMTTGALVAVTMLTGRAMVPVSAAISVVSKGYQSLSQFAALSKILGAEPERETSDPAVKTRAIKGDIRLQNVVFSYSEAATPSLKDITLSIKPGEKIALIGRSGSGKSSLLQLLAGLRQPQGGAITVDGNAIDQYAVSHLRQSISYSAQDATLFNTSIWGNILLGLPEPEADIVERAIAASGLDRFVSRSVEGYGRNVGPNGVKLSGGQRQSVILARALLRDPPILLLDEPTAAMDINSEQAVMEGLRDVAKDRTLVIATHRMALLDLVDRVIWLEEGKVFADRPRAEILMMMRNQQAANRAA, from the coding sequence TTGCTGGTCGGCCTGAGCGACGATCCCCATGCCACCATCATCGACGCAACTGGCGAGAAGCTGGTGCCGCTCCCGATCCTGAAGGAACTGGTGAGCGAGGACGTCCTCGTCTGCGGCCATGTCGACCCGGCAAACGGGTTGGAACTGGACGATGAGCGCAGTTTCGTGCGCCGTAATCCGCGCCTCTGGCTGCTCGGCACGTTCCTCAGCGAGCGCAAGCGACTCGGGCAGTTGCTGCTGGCGGCGGCCTTCCTCAATCTGTGCGCGCTGGCTATCCCCCTCTATATGCGCGCGGTTTACGACCGGGTGGTGCCCAATTTGGCGATCGAATCGCTTTGGGCGCTATCGGCCGGCGTGATGATCGTTCTGGTCTTCGAATTTGTCTTCAAACACGTCCGTGGCGGCTATATCGACGCCGTGGGCGTGCGCGTGGGACAGGCGATCCAGAACCGGGCGATGGCGTCCTATCTGCACGCGCGGATGGGCCATGCGGAAAGCAGCGTCGGCGGACTAATGACGGCACTGCGCGATGTCGAGGCGCTGGCCCTGCTCGTGCCGCAGGCGGTCGTGACATTCTGCATCGATGTGCCGTTCTTCTTCGGATATGTCGCGCTCATCATGCTGATCGGCGGCTGGGCCGTTGCAGGACCGATCGTCGGCGCAGGCGCGATGGTGCTGGTGGGCATCACCGCTGCTTACGCCCTGAAACTCTCCAGCCGCCGTTCGTCGAAGCTGATGCACGCCCGTAGCAACCTGGTCGTCGACGTGACCGAGGGGTTGACCACAATCAAGGCCAACCAAGCGGAGCGACATTTCCTGCGCCAGTGGGACATCGTGTCCGATCACATCGGCATCAGTTCCAAGGTCGCACGCAAATGGAGCGACCTGCCTGCCTCGATGGCGGGGCTGCTGGTGCAGATGGTGACGGTGCTGGTTGTCATTATCGGCGTGTTCCAGATCAAGGCCGGGATCATGACGACGGGTGCGCTCGTCGCCGTGACGATGCTGACCGGCCGTGCGATGGTGCCGGTGTCCGCCGCGATCTCGGTCGTGTCGAAGGGCTATCAGAGCCTGTCGCAGTTCGCGGCGCTCTCCAAAATCCTTGGTGCTGAGCCTGAGCGGGAAACATCCGATCCAGCCGTCAAGACGCGCGCGATCAAGGGTGACATCCGCCTGCAGAACGTCGTCTTCTCTTATTCCGAAGCCGCGACGCCAAGCCTCAAGGACATCACCCTTTCGATCAAGCCGGGCGAGAAAATCGCCCTGATCGGCCGTTCGGGGTCGGGCAAATCTTCGCTGCTGCAACTACTTGCCGGGCTGCGTCAGCCACAGGGCGGCGCGATCACCGTTGATGGCAATGCGATCGACCAATATGCCGTCAGTCACTTGCGTCAGAGCATTTCCTATTCGGCGCAGGACGCGACTTTGTTCAATACGTCGATCTGGGGCAACATCCTGCTCGGCCTTCCCGAACCGGAAGCGGACATCGTGGAGCGCGCCATCGCCGCGTCGGGCCTTGATCGCTTCGTCAGCCGCAGTGTCGAGGGCTATGGCCGCAATGTTGGCCCCAATGGCGTCAAGCTGTCGGGCGGACAGCGGCAGTCGGTTATCCTGGCGCGCGCACTGCTGCGCGATCCGCCGATCCTGCTGCTGGACGAACCTACTGCCGCAATGGACATCAATAGCGAGCAGGCGGTGATGGAGGGCCTGCGCGATGTGGCGAAGGACCGGACGCTGGTGATTGCGACGCATCGCATGGCGCTTCTCGATCTGGTCGACCGGGTGATCTGGCTGGAGGAAGGCAAGGTGTTCGCCGACCGCCCCCGCGCCGAGATCCTGATGATGATGCGCAACCAGCAGGCCGCCAACCGCGCGGCATGA